One window of the Thermasporomyces composti genome contains the following:
- a CDS encoding AfsR/SARP family transcriptional regulator, which translates to MAEKLVFRVLGSLEVRRGDTLIPIRAGKHRALLASLLVSPNRLVPVDQLCERLWGDDLPRTARATLTTYVMRLRRALAQPGTRPDHLESAGPIRTRPEGYLIEVDPDQLDLLRFQRLLAQADQQADDPAAASATLAKALSLWRGPALVDVPSDSLHREVTPRWEEQRLRALERRIDADLALGRHAELVGELTALTTEHPLRERFWYQLMLALVRSHRPSDALDAYTRLRAFLIDTMGLEPSPEIRELHQRILAEDAALHQVTTPGRGSVTSPWQTLCQLPRDIPDMVGRADLVHQIEKALTAYACGVPVVTLTGAPGTGKSTLAIRVAHRLRSRYPDGQLFVRLTGANGAARDPGDVLGELLTAVGVAREALPDDVDARAAAWRARLADRAVLLVLDDAASTRQVLPLLPGTPGCGVLITGRRLLAEVPGGANIAVTPLAVEDATTLLARLVGAERVAREPEAADAIGRACGGLPLALRIVGARLAARPSASLAAMAERLADEQRRLDELRSGDLEVRAGLALSYAALSPRAATAFRRLGLLANLDVASWVVGVLADDPDGDLLVEELTEAHLLTETGPDATGEPRYRPHDLVALYAAELARADDASANRAALRRLIDTLLVLADAAYSRLTTVTFDEAPVDPLPARPAHLSERTVARLTSNGDAWMLAEQLHLDWAIRCCVEQGWCRDAALLTERALARLDLQLPHHHVLELLALVRDAALRAGEERIAWRMDWQRAMQLATRGLSTEVLDILTKAVDVFERLGSHLDLAYALVALAHFRTEQQAIDEALQLAERAVDAACRSGHRPAFASTVREYASLLAQHGRYEEAIPLLEEALAIARELGGPVDEALVLYQQARHALAHDDLGRAAEAARASVEVLADVPEYRARAYCTAMAARVASARGEGAKAVELAERAREEFARLGDRLGEINAIASLAEAYLEVGRYDDVVALAEQTLPRYADVGAVQQEERLRRALATAARAAAGRSGAGGVSETSSPR; encoded by the coding sequence TGGGGTCGCTGGAGGTCCGACGCGGTGACACTCTCATCCCCATCAGGGCCGGCAAGCACCGTGCCCTGTTAGCGAGCCTGCTGGTCTCGCCCAACCGTCTCGTCCCGGTCGACCAGCTCTGCGAACGCCTGTGGGGCGACGACCTCCCTCGGACCGCCCGCGCCACGCTGACGACGTACGTCATGCGACTGCGACGCGCCCTCGCCCAGCCGGGGACCCGACCGGACCACCTGGAAAGCGCCGGCCCCATCCGCACCCGACCCGAGGGCTACCTCATCGAGGTCGACCCCGACCAGCTCGATCTCCTCCGCTTCCAACGCCTGCTCGCCCAAGCTGACCAGCAAGCCGACGACCCCGCCGCCGCGTCGGCGACGCTCGCGAAAGCGCTCTCGTTGTGGCGCGGACCCGCGCTCGTCGACGTGCCCTCGGACTCGCTCCACCGCGAGGTCACACCGCGCTGGGAGGAACAGCGGCTGCGCGCCCTGGAACGGCGCATCGACGCCGATCTCGCCCTCGGTCGGCACGCCGAGCTCGTGGGGGAGCTGACCGCGCTGACCACCGAGCACCCGCTTCGCGAGCGCTTCTGGTACCAGCTCATGCTCGCGCTCGTCCGCTCCCACCGACCCTCCGACGCGCTCGACGCCTACACCCGGCTTCGCGCGTTCCTCATCGACACCATGGGCTTGGAGCCGAGCCCTGAGATTCGCGAGCTCCACCAACGCATCCTGGCCGAGGACGCCGCACTGCACCAGGTCACGACACCGGGGCGCGGGTCGGTGACGTCGCCGTGGCAGACGCTGTGCCAGCTGCCTCGTGACATCCCGGACATGGTCGGCCGCGCCGACCTCGTCCACCAGATCGAGAAGGCCCTCACCGCCTACGCTTGTGGGGTTCCGGTCGTCACCCTGACCGGCGCCCCGGGCACCGGGAAGAGCACGCTGGCCATCCGGGTGGCCCATCGACTCCGGTCGCGCTACCCCGACGGCCAGCTGTTCGTCCGCCTCACAGGGGCCAACGGCGCCGCGCGCGACCCTGGCGACGTGCTCGGGGAACTGCTCACCGCGGTCGGTGTCGCCCGAGAAGCCCTCCCCGACGATGTCGATGCGCGCGCGGCGGCATGGCGTGCCCGGCTCGCCGACCGCGCCGTCCTGCTCGTCCTCGACGACGCCGCCAGCACCCGACAGGTGCTGCCGCTCCTGCCGGGAACCCCAGGGTGCGGCGTTCTCATCACCGGACGTCGGCTGCTCGCCGAGGTCCCAGGCGGCGCGAACATCGCGGTGACACCGCTGGCCGTGGAGGACGCCACGACGCTGCTCGCCCGTCTCGTGGGCGCCGAACGAGTCGCACGCGAGCCGGAAGCGGCGGACGCGATCGGTCGAGCGTGTGGTGGACTCCCACTGGCCCTGCGCATCGTCGGCGCACGGCTCGCCGCCCGTCCCTCGGCGAGCCTCGCCGCCATGGCCGAGCGGCTCGCCGACGAGCAACGCCGCCTTGACGAGCTGCGCAGCGGGGACCTCGAGGTGCGCGCTGGCCTCGCACTGAGCTACGCAGCGCTGTCGCCGCGCGCCGCCACGGCGTTTCGACGGCTCGGGCTCCTGGCCAACCTCGACGTCGCTTCGTGGGTCGTCGGCGTGCTCGCCGACGACCCCGATGGCGACCTGCTGGTCGAGGAGCTGACCGAGGCTCACCTGCTCACCGAGACCGGTCCCGACGCGACGGGCGAGCCGCGGTATCGGCCGCACGACCTGGTCGCGCTGTACGCCGCCGAGCTGGCCCGGGCCGACGACGCGAGCGCCAACCGCGCCGCCCTCCGACGCCTCATCGACACCCTGCTCGTCCTCGCCGACGCGGCCTACTCCCGGCTGACCACCGTGACCTTCGACGAGGCGCCGGTCGATCCGTTGCCTGCTCGTCCCGCGCACCTTTCCGAGCGCACCGTGGCTCGGCTGACCTCCAACGGTGATGCATGGATGCTCGCTGAGCAGCTGCACCTCGACTGGGCCATCCGCTGCTGTGTCGAGCAGGGCTGGTGCCGAGACGCCGCGCTGCTGACCGAACGCGCTCTCGCCCGCCTGGATCTGCAGCTGCCCCACCACCACGTCCTCGAGCTTCTCGCCCTGGTGCGGGACGCCGCGCTCAGAGCCGGAGAGGAACGCATCGCCTGGCGCATGGACTGGCAGCGGGCGATGCAGCTCGCGACCAGAGGCCTGTCGACCGAAGTCCTCGACATCCTGACCAAGGCCGTGGACGTCTTCGAACGGCTCGGCTCCCATCTGGACCTGGCTTATGCGCTCGTCGCGCTGGCCCACTTCCGCACCGAGCAACAGGCCATCGACGAAGCGCTCCAGCTCGCCGAACGAGCGGTGGACGCCGCGTGCCGAAGTGGACACCGTCCGGCCTTCGCCTCCACGGTCCGCGAGTACGCGTCGCTGCTCGCCCAGCACGGCCGCTACGAGGAGGCGATCCCGCTTCTGGAGGAGGCTTTGGCCATCGCGAGGGAGCTCGGTGGCCCGGTCGACGAGGCGTTGGTGCTGTACCAGCAGGCGCGACACGCGCTGGCACACGACGATCTGGGCCGCGCCGCCGAAGCGGCCAGGGCCAGCGTCGAGGTGCTCGCCGACGTACCCGAGTACCGTGCCCGGGCGTACTGCACGGCCATGGCCGCACGAGTCGCCTCCGCACGTGGCGAAGGGGCCAAGGCGGTCGAGCTCGCGGAGCGAGCACGCGAGGAGTTCGCCCGCCTCGGAGATCGGCTGGGTGAGATCAACGCGATCGCCAGCCTCGCCGAGGCGTACCTGGAGGTCGGTCGGTACGACGACGTCGTGGCCCTGGCCGAGCAGACCTTGCCCCGCTACGCGGACGTGGGTGCGGTCCAACAGGAGGAACGGCTGCGACGCGCTCTGGCGACCGCTGCCCGCGCGGCTGCCGGCCGGAGCGGAGCCGGTGGCGTTAGCGAAACGTCATCGCCGCGCTAA
- a CDS encoding S9 family peptidase, which produces MLSAPRPEQRPTVHRHHGDERVDEYAWLRDRENPAVRAHLEAENAYTEQMLAHLGGLREELFAEYRSRIKETDEDVPAKDGAWEYYTRTEEGLQYAIFARRPIGGGDEEIVLDCNKEAEGSEYFGLGALSVSPTGNLLAYSTDTNGSEEFELRIKDLRTGELLPDVIKPTGYGAVWSADERYLFYTTLDHAHRPWKVWRHRLGTAQSEDVCVYTEEDEAFYLGVGRTRSRQWLVLSAHAAESSELRVLRADDPEGTWQVVAPRRPGIEYTLEHHGDRFLIVTNDEGPDFRLAQAPVDDFGPERWTTVIPHQPGVRIAAVDAFADHLVVSLRADGRTELDIIDLQGQDVRRDARLSVPLEPVTLGPRRRLRFDEPIYTVHVGVNREFDTHVLRIEYTSLTTPNSTIDVDLRTDERTLRKQQPVLNVDLSRYRSAREWATAPDGTKVPISLVWRDDRPAGGPLLLYGYGSYEHSIDPYFSTLRLSLLDRGVAFAIAHVRGGGELGRAWYEHGKKKEKTNTFTDFIACAEHLIAQGWTTKDGLAIRGGSAGGLLIGAVLNMRPDLFAAAVAEVPFVDTLNTILDPSLPLTVREWDEWGNPLEDPDIYEVMKSYAPYDNVATCRYPAIYVTAGLNDPRVSYWEPAKWVARLRDRMTGGGPVLLKTELGAGHGGPSGRYDSWRDEATIQAFVLDVVRRKSA; this is translated from the coding sequence ATGCTGAGCGCGCCCCGTCCTGAGCAGCGTCCCACGGTCCACCGGCACCACGGCGACGAGCGGGTCGACGAGTACGCGTGGCTGCGTGATCGGGAGAACCCCGCCGTCCGAGCGCACCTCGAGGCGGAGAACGCCTACACCGAGCAGATGCTGGCCCACCTCGGCGGTCTGCGCGAGGAGCTGTTCGCCGAGTACCGCTCGCGGATCAAGGAGACCGATGAGGACGTTCCCGCCAAGGACGGCGCGTGGGAGTACTACACCCGTACGGAAGAAGGCCTGCAGTACGCGATCTTCGCGCGCCGTCCGATCGGCGGCGGCGACGAGGAGATCGTGCTCGACTGCAACAAGGAGGCCGAGGGCAGCGAGTACTTCGGCCTCGGCGCATTGTCGGTCTCTCCCACCGGCAACCTTCTGGCGTACTCGACCGACACCAACGGCAGCGAGGAGTTCGAGCTTCGGATCAAGGACCTGCGGACCGGCGAGCTGCTGCCGGACGTGATCAAGCCCACCGGTTACGGCGCGGTGTGGTCGGCCGACGAGCGATACCTCTTCTACACCACGCTCGATCACGCCCACCGGCCGTGGAAGGTGTGGCGTCACCGACTCGGTACCGCCCAGTCCGAGGACGTCTGCGTGTACACCGAGGAGGACGAGGCGTTCTACCTCGGCGTGGGCCGCACCCGGTCTCGGCAGTGGTTGGTGCTGAGCGCCCACGCGGCCGAGTCGAGCGAGCTGCGGGTCCTGCGGGCCGACGACCCGGAGGGCACCTGGCAGGTGGTGGCACCGCGCCGGCCGGGCATCGAGTACACCCTGGAGCACCACGGTGACCGGTTCCTGATCGTCACCAACGACGAAGGACCGGACTTCCGGCTCGCGCAGGCTCCGGTGGATGACTTCGGCCCGGAGCGGTGGACGACGGTCATTCCCCACCAGCCGGGCGTCCGCATTGCCGCGGTGGACGCGTTCGCCGATCACCTCGTGGTGTCCCTGCGCGCCGATGGGCGTACCGAGCTCGACATCATCGACCTCCAGGGGCAGGACGTGCGGCGTGACGCGCGGTTGTCGGTGCCGCTGGAGCCGGTGACGCTTGGGCCGCGGCGCCGGCTGCGGTTCGACGAGCCCATCTACACCGTGCACGTGGGCGTCAACCGGGAGTTCGACACGCACGTGCTGCGGATCGAGTACACCTCGCTCACGACGCCGAACTCCACGATCGACGTCGACCTGCGCACCGACGAGCGGACGCTGCGCAAGCAGCAGCCGGTGCTCAACGTGGACTTGTCGCGGTACCGCTCGGCGAGGGAATGGGCGACGGCGCCGGATGGCACGAAGGTGCCGATCTCGCTGGTCTGGCGGGACGACCGTCCCGCGGGCGGGCCGTTGCTGCTCTATGGCTACGGCTCCTACGAGCACTCCATCGACCCCTACTTCTCGACCCTGCGCCTGTCCCTGCTCGACCGAGGTGTGGCGTTCGCCATCGCGCACGTGCGCGGCGGTGGCGAGCTGGGCCGGGCTTGGTACGAGCACGGGAAGAAGAAGGAGAAGACCAACACCTTCACCGACTTCATCGCCTGCGCCGAGCATCTGATCGCACAGGGTTGGACGACGAAGGACGGCTTGGCCATCCGGGGCGGCTCGGCCGGCGGGCTGTTGATCGGCGCGGTGCTCAACATGCGTCCGGACCTGTTCGCGGCCGCCGTCGCGGAGGTGCCGTTCGTCGACACGCTGAACACGATCCTCGACCCGTCGCTACCGCTGACGGTGCGCGAGTGGGACGAGTGGGGCAACCCGCTGGAGGACCCCGACATCTACGAGGTGATGAAGTCCTACGCGCCCTACGACAATGTCGCCACGTGTCGCTACCCCGCGATCTACGTCACCGCCGGTCTCAACGACCCCCGCGTCAGCTACTGGGAGCCGGCGAAGTGGGTGGCGCGGCTGCGGGACCGCATGACCGGCGGTGGGCCAGTGCTGTTGAAGACCGAGCTCGGCGCGGGTCACGGCGGCCCGTCCGGCCGGTACGACAGCTGGCGGGACGAGGCAACGATCCAGGCGTTCGTCCTCGACGTGGTACGCCGGAAGTCCGCCTGA
- a CDS encoding TA system VapC family ribonuclease toxin yields the protein MTAPYLLDTNALIALVIADHEHHQRVATWARGVARIAVCPIVEGGLLRFLIRIGESTATATALLAALADADRCEFWADSISYVDVTLDHVHGHRQVTDAYLAALAASRGARLATLDEGLAAALPDQVLLIP from the coding sequence GTGACGGCGCCGTACCTTCTCGACACCAACGCGCTCATCGCGTTGGTGATCGCCGACCACGAGCACCACCAGCGGGTTGCCACGTGGGCGAGGGGAGTGGCGCGGATCGCGGTGTGCCCGATCGTCGAGGGCGGCTTGCTCCGTTTCCTGATCCGGATCGGGGAGTCGACGGCGACCGCCACCGCTCTGCTCGCCGCGCTCGCTGACGCGGACCGGTGCGAGTTCTGGGCCGACTCAATCTCCTACGTCGACGTGACGTTGGACCACGTCCACGGACACCGCCAGGTGACCGACGCCTACCTCGCCGCGCTCGCGGCGAGCAGGGGAGCGCGACTCGCCACGCTTGACGAGGGGCTCGCCGCAGCGCTGCCCGACCAGGTGCTGCTCATTCCGTAG
- a CDS encoding helix-turn-helix transcriptional regulator produces MRTGSVLYLWQSGRVSGGGERRGTTERVLALLGLLQRRRVWTAPELAERLGVTPRTVRRDVERLRALGYPVHASQGVGGGYQLGSGRDLPPLLLDDDEAIATALALLTGSGDAVAGAGDAAFRALTKLDRVLPARLRHQVRTLAGSVESFGGGRTPVDPTVLLTLARACRDEVEVSFDYPRGNERHQRRVEPYRLVASDRRWYLLAYDLDRDDWRTFRVDRMTAVVARTWRFRPRAAPDAASYVQEGVASRVYRHQARFLVEAPAAVVRARIPASAAAVRERGSLQCEVISGADDLDLLLVHMAALGYAFTVLEPAELARRCRVLAERLLAAGTPASTTE; encoded by the coding sequence ATGCGGACAGGTTCGGTCCTCTATCTCTGGCAGAGTGGTCGGGTGTCGGGCGGTGGTGAGCGGCGGGGTACGACCGAGCGGGTGCTCGCCCTCCTCGGGCTGCTGCAACGTCGGCGGGTGTGGACCGCCCCTGAGCTCGCTGAGCGGCTCGGGGTCACGCCTCGCACGGTTCGGCGTGACGTCGAGCGGCTCCGGGCGCTCGGCTACCCGGTGCACGCCAGCCAGGGCGTCGGAGGTGGCTACCAGCTCGGCTCGGGGCGTGACCTGCCGCCGTTGCTCCTGGACGACGACGAGGCGATCGCGACAGCGCTCGCGCTGCTCACGGGTTCCGGCGACGCGGTGGCGGGTGCCGGCGACGCGGCGTTTCGAGCGCTGACCAAGCTCGATCGGGTGCTGCCGGCTCGGCTCCGGCACCAGGTCCGCACCCTGGCCGGGTCGGTGGAGTCGTTCGGCGGAGGTCGCACGCCCGTGGACCCCACGGTCCTCCTCACGCTGGCGCGGGCTTGCCGGGACGAGGTGGAGGTCAGCTTCGACTACCCGCGGGGGAACGAGCGGCACCAGCGTCGGGTCGAGCCCTACCGCCTGGTCGCCTCGGACAGGCGTTGGTACCTGCTCGCCTACGACCTCGACCGCGACGACTGGCGGACGTTCCGAGTCGACCGGATGACCGCGGTGGTGGCTCGGACGTGGCGGTTCCGTCCGCGTGCGGCGCCGGATGCGGCTTCCTACGTCCAGGAGGGCGTCGCGAGCCGGGTCTACCGACATCAGGCCCGTTTCCTCGTGGAGGCACCGGCCGCCGTCGTGCGAGCGCGGATACCAGCCTCGGCGGCCGCGGTGCGAGAGCGCGGATCGCTCCAGTGCGAGGTGATCAGCGGGGCTGACGACCTCGACCTGCTGCTCGTGCACATGGCCGCCTTGGGCTACGCCTTCACGGTGCTGGAGCCGGCGGAGCTCGCACGGCGCTGTCGGGTGCTGGCGGAGCGGCTGCTTGCGGCCGGAACGCCGGCGTCCACTACGGAATGA
- a CDS encoding DinB family protein, which yields MTDRNVDWNRALREQWEFHWNSQLRRRLEGLTDEEYFWSPVPDAWSVRPRGTSTAPVQAGVGEFTIDHALPEPVPPPFTTIAWRLGHVIVGVLAVRNAAHFGAPPASYETWEYAGTAAEALHQLETQLDVWLTGVRGLGEDGLAVPVGEKEPYPEAPMADLVLHIHRELIHHLSEVCLLRDLYLHSRGGTR from the coding sequence ATGACTGACAGGAACGTCGACTGGAACCGGGCCCTGCGGGAGCAGTGGGAGTTCCACTGGAACAGCCAGCTTCGCCGTCGTCTCGAAGGGCTTACCGACGAGGAGTACTTCTGGTCACCGGTGCCCGACGCGTGGAGCGTGCGGCCGCGCGGCACCTCGACGGCCCCGGTACAGGCCGGTGTGGGGGAGTTCACGATCGACCACGCGCTCCCCGAGCCGGTGCCGCCGCCCTTCACCACGATCGCCTGGCGGCTCGGTCACGTCATCGTCGGCGTGCTCGCCGTCCGCAACGCGGCCCACTTCGGCGCCCCGCCGGCGTCGTACGAGACCTGGGAGTACGCCGGCACCGCGGCGGAGGCGCTCCACCAGCTCGAGACGCAGCTCGACGTGTGGCTCACCGGGGTACGCGGTCTCGGTGAGGACGGGCTCGCGGTCCCGGTCGGCGAGAAGGAGCCGTACCCGGAGGCGCCCATGGCCGACCTGGTCCTCCACATCCACCGGGAGCTGATCCACCACCTGTCCGAGGTCTGCCTGCTCCGCGACCTCTACCTCCACTCGAGGGGAGGAACCCGATGA
- a CDS encoding VOC family protein, producing MSREVQITVDCHDPARLSAFWREVLGYVHPAPPGVDLPDGADPLAAWDEFLERMGVPEDKRNERSAIEDPEGRGPRLFFQKVPEGKTAKNRLHLDVRVDPGLSGEERMAALETECERLVALGATRLRRHEPEPPFSAGFIVMADPEGNEFCLD from the coding sequence ATGAGCCGTGAGGTCCAGATCACCGTCGACTGCCACGACCCGGCGCGACTGTCGGCCTTCTGGCGGGAGGTCCTGGGCTACGTCCATCCCGCCCCGCCCGGTGTCGACCTGCCCGACGGCGCCGACCCGCTCGCCGCGTGGGACGAGTTCCTCGAGCGCATGGGCGTACCGGAGGACAAGCGCAACGAGAGGTCGGCCATCGAGGACCCGGAAGGGCGCGGCCCACGGCTGTTCTTCCAAAAGGTGCCAGAGGGCAAGACGGCCAAGAACCGCTTGCACCTGGACGTGCGGGTGGATCCCGGCCTGTCCGGAGAGGAGCGGATGGCGGCGCTGGAGACCGAGTGCGAGCGGCTCGTCGCGCTGGGAGCGACCAGGCTACGCCGCCACGAGCCCGAGCCGCCGTTCAGTGCCGGTTTCATCGTCATGGCGGATCCCGAGGGCAACGAGTTCTGTCTCGACTGA
- a CDS encoding RsmB/NOP family class I SAM-dependent RNA methyltransferase gives MTHRLPDEFVARLRDVLGDELPDFVAAASQPHVRGLRRNARKVSADQLDAVLGVPLEPVPWCETGFRLPGGTPLRLGDHPAHRAGLFYLQEPSAMSPAEILARGLAERGPGAAVIDLAAAPGGKTTRLTELVGPDGVVVANEVERSRLGALHQNLDRWGAANVVTCSRPIADLARLAPASFDGVLLDAPCTGEGMFRRDPEAIRHWSVAAVHGSARRQARLLAEAGKLVAPGGVLVYSTCTFAVEENEERIAAFVADHPGWTIEDCTQGFARGRRVGDAPTDRTARLWPHRLAGEGHFVALLRRDATPEPAAEAAGRERRRRARQPKPEPAAASWRAFAKATVPELVDLPIVVRGDRVFARPATPSGLPDDVLTRPGLPLGRARPGRFEPAQALAGYLDADRVVEARDWTPDDPRWHAYVSGAEIPDTGPDGWVLVCAYGWGVGWARRRGNQLKNFLPQALRSQPDRAPKARRAATLDER, from the coding sequence GTGACCCACAGGCTGCCGGACGAGTTCGTGGCTCGGCTGCGAGACGTCCTCGGGGACGAGCTGCCCGACTTCGTGGCCGCCGCCAGCCAGCCACACGTCCGTGGTCTTCGCCGCAACGCCCGCAAGGTCTCGGCCGACCAGCTCGACGCCGTCCTCGGCGTTCCGCTCGAACCCGTACCGTGGTGCGAGACCGGGTTCCGGCTGCCTGGTGGGACGCCTCTCCGGCTGGGCGATCACCCGGCCCACCGGGCTGGTCTGTTCTACCTGCAGGAGCCGTCGGCGATGAGCCCGGCGGAGATCCTGGCGCGTGGCCTCGCGGAGAGGGGACCCGGGGCGGCGGTGATCGACCTGGCGGCGGCGCCGGGCGGCAAGACCACCCGGCTCACCGAGCTGGTCGGCCCCGACGGCGTCGTGGTGGCGAACGAGGTCGAACGGAGCCGGCTCGGGGCGCTGCACCAGAACCTCGACCGCTGGGGCGCTGCCAACGTCGTGACGTGCAGCCGGCCGATCGCCGACCTAGCTCGGCTCGCGCCGGCGAGCTTCGACGGGGTGCTGCTCGACGCGCCGTGCACGGGTGAGGGCATGTTCCGCCGCGACCCGGAGGCGATCCGGCACTGGAGCGTCGCCGCCGTGCACGGCTCGGCGCGCCGCCAGGCGAGACTGCTCGCCGAGGCTGGCAAGCTCGTGGCTCCCGGTGGCGTGCTCGTCTACAGCACCTGCACCTTCGCCGTGGAGGAGAACGAGGAGCGGATCGCCGCGTTCGTCGCTGACCACCCCGGGTGGACGATCGAGGACTGCACGCAGGGATTCGCCAGGGGACGACGCGTGGGGGATGCGCCGACCGACCGAACCGCCCGGCTCTGGCCGCATCGACTGGCCGGCGAAGGCCACTTCGTCGCGCTGCTGCGGCGGGACGCCACGCCCGAGCCTGCCGCAGAGGCGGCCGGACGAGAGCGGCGTCGGCGGGCCCGCCAGCCAAAGCCGGAGCCGGCCGCCGCGTCCTGGCGCGCGTTCGCGAAGGCGACGGTTCCCGAGCTCGTCGACCTGCCGATCGTCGTTCGCGGTGACCGTGTGTTCGCGCGGCCTGCCACACCCTCTGGTCTGCCTGACGATGTGCTCACCCGGCCGGGCCTTCCGCTCGGTCGGGCCCGACCCGGCAGGTTCGAGCCCGCGCAGGCGCTGGCCGGCTACCTCGACGCGGATCGGGTCGTCGAGGCGCGTGACTGGACACCGGACGACCCGCGGTGGCACGCCTACGTCAGCGGAGCCGAGATCCCCGACACCGGTCCGGATGGGTGGGTTCTGGTCTGCGCGTACGGCTGGGGCGTCGGTTGGGCCCGCAGGCGCGGGAACCAGCTGAAGAACTTCCTGCCTCAGGCGTTGCGCAGCCAGCCGGATCGGGCGCCGAAGGCTCGTCGAGCCGCGACCCTCGACGAGCGGTGA
- a CDS encoding tyrosine-type recombinase/integrase — protein sequence MARPRSSSEVTVEAATLEYLEILERRVARAQLSPTTLLAYRRDLTEFTTLLGPDKALDEIEPDDLEVALTTLAKSPDRRYTKGLKIAEDGSTPPGRGPHSLARWFAAVRGLFRWATDKGYVQVDPTTRVSPPRVPKRAAGARIGLQLDEALTLRSSPASLPREALRADQRLTLRDEAILRLLVESGPRVSEVCGANRSDVRVHEETGTPVLHVRGKGGKSRDLPLSKATLTAIERYLAEERPPPPTPRTDDRAERIKVQDAANALFVTIRGRRLSPRDVQRMVERYTRQFLGRRATPHSLRHTALTILARAGVDIATVAQIAGHSNLSTTSVYMDDSMSAAVEAIARSPLAGD from the coding sequence ATGGCGCGACCAAGATCATCGTCGGAGGTGACCGTCGAGGCCGCGACACTGGAGTACCTGGAGATCCTCGAGCGTCGCGTGGCCCGAGCCCAGCTCAGCCCCACCACCCTACTCGCCTACCGACGCGACCTCACCGAGTTCACCACTCTCCTCGGCCCGGACAAGGCCCTCGACGAGATCGAGCCGGACGACCTGGAAGTCGCGCTGACCACCCTCGCCAAGTCTCCGGACCGCCGCTACACCAAGGGCCTCAAGATCGCCGAGGACGGCTCCACTCCCCCTGGTCGCGGCCCACACTCACTGGCTCGCTGGTTCGCCGCCGTTCGCGGGCTGTTCCGCTGGGCCACCGACAAGGGGTACGTCCAGGTCGACCCGACGACCAGGGTCAGCCCGCCCCGTGTCCCCAAGCGAGCGGCGGGCGCGCGGATCGGACTCCAGCTCGACGAGGCGCTCACGCTCCGCTCCTCGCCGGCGAGCCTCCCACGCGAGGCGCTTCGGGCCGACCAGCGGTTGACCTTGCGGGACGAGGCGATCCTGCGCCTGCTCGTGGAGTCCGGACCTCGGGTGTCGGAGGTGTGTGGCGCCAACCGCAGCGACGTCCGTGTACACGAGGAGACCGGCACGCCGGTCCTGCACGTGCGCGGCAAGGGGGGCAAGAGCCGCGACCTGCCTCTCTCGAAGGCCACGCTCACGGCGATCGAGCGCTACTTGGCCGAGGAGCGACCTCCTCCCCCTACACCGAGAACGGACGACCGTGCCGAGCGCATCAAGGTGCAAGACGCCGCGAACGCATTGTTCGTCACCATCCGTGGCCGACGGCTCTCCCCGCGCGACGTCCAACGCATGGTGGAGCGCTACACCCGCCAGTTCCTCGGCCGCCGGGCCACACCTCACTCGCTCCGCCATACCGCGCTGACCATCCTGGCCAGGGCCGGCGTCGACATCGCCACCGTCGCGCAGATCGCGGGACACTCCAACCTCTCCACCACCTCCGTCTACATGGACGACTCCATGAGCGCGGCCGTCGAAGCCATCGCTCGCTCCCCCCTCGCCGGTGACTAG